The following proteins are co-located in the Triticum aestivum cultivar Chinese Spring chromosome 1A, IWGSC CS RefSeq v2.1, whole genome shotgun sequence genome:
- the LOC123108484 gene encoding PRA1 family protein F3, whose amino-acid sequence MSKYGTIPISSSSSDAPPPGSSPLDFISRAKARGASALATRQPWRELADPKALAVPRGLGDAYLRARANLAHFSMNYAIVVLGVVFLSLLWHPFSLIVFLACMVAWVFLYFLRDVPFALFGHTIGDGVVLAVLSALTLILLLLTGATGNILTSLLVGLVLVLLHALLHRPADSIDEEAGRWYTSVTPPQPY is encoded by the coding sequence ATGTCGAAGTACGGAACCatccccatctcctcctcctcctccgatgcCCCGCCTCCCGGCTCCTCTCCGCTCGACTTCATCTCCCGGGCCAAGGCCCGCGGCGCGTCGGCACTCGCGACGCGCCAACCCTGGCGTGAGCTGGCCGACCCAAAGGCCCTCGCGGTGCCCCGGGGGCTAGGGGACGCCTACCTCCGCGCCCGCGCCAACCTCGCGCATTTCTCCATGAATTACGCCATCGTGGTCCTCGGCGTCGTCTTCCTCTCCCTGCTCTGGCACCCCTTCTCCCTCATCGTCTTCCTCGCCTGCATGGTCGCCTGGGTCTTCCTCTACTTCCTCCGCGACGTCCCATTCGCTCTCTTCGGCCACACCATCGGTGACGGCGTCGTGCTCGCCGTCCTCTCGGCCCTCACGCTCATCCTGCTCCTGCTCACCGGAGCTACCGGCAACATCCTCACCTCGCTGCTCGTCGGGCTGGTGCTCGTCCTGCTGCACGCCTTGCTGCATCGCCCCGCGGACAGCATCGACGAGGAGGCCGGACGGTGGTACACATCCGTCACACCACCGCAGCCGTACTAG